The following nucleotide sequence is from Alkalihalobacillus sp. LMS39.
TGTACGGTTCACAAGGACAACAACGAACAACTGCATTATCAGTAAAACTAGCAGAAATCGAATTAATAAAAGATAAAATTGGGGAATATCCGATTCTCTTACTTGATGATGTACTTTCAGAGTTAGATGATTTTAGGCAATCCCATTTGTTACATGCGATTCAAGGGAAAGTACAAACCTTTGTAACAACAACAAGTATTGATGGGATCGACCATCAAACATTAAAAGAAGCAGCAACATTTATCGTAACACAAGGCGATATTGAAAAAGTGAAATGAGGTGGGCGTTTGTTTATTCATTTGGGAGGAGACACCGTCATACGGTCAAAAGATGTCATAGCCATATTAAATAGTGATATGAAAGATTCTTCTGGAATTACAAAAGAGTTTTTACAAGCCCATAAAAAAGAGAGCAATGTCCAAGAAATTTCACAAGAAATCGTGAAATCCATTGTGGTTACAATGGATAAAATCTATTATTCACCAATATCTTCTGTTACTTTAAAGCGAAGAGCGTTAGCTGTTACAGAATTAGAAAGTTTTGTCGAATAATAATTGAACGTAGATAACGAGATTGTCTAGCATGTACTTTGAATAAAGAAGTGAAGGTGAAGAAATTGACGAGTGAACAACATACTTATGATGAAAGTCAGATTCAGGTCCTTGAGGGCCTTGAAGCAGTAAGAAAAAGACCAGGGATGTACATTGGCTCAACAAGTGGCCGTGGACTACACCATTTAGTTTGGGAAATAGTCGATAACAGTATTGATGAAGCAATGGCAGGATTTTGTGATACGATTACGGTCACAATTGAAGAAGACAACAGCATTACTGTTGAAGATAATGGGCGTGGGATTCCAGTTGGGATTCATGAAAAGATGGGACGGCCAGCTGTTGAGGTTATTATGACAGTTCTACATGCTGGAGGAAAATTCGGTGGCGGAGGCTATAAAGTTTCTGGTGGATTGCACGGTGTAGGTGCTTCTGTCGTTAATGCATTGTCTACTTCTCTTGAAGTCCATGTTCATCGTGAAGGAAAAATCCACTATCAACGTTTTGAACGTGGCGTTCCTCAAGGTGATTTAGAAGTCATTGGTGACACTGAAAAACGTGGAACTATCATATCTTTTAAACCAGATGGCGAGATCTTTACTGAAACAACGATTTATGAATATGAAATTTTAGCAAATCGTCTCCGTGAATTAGCTTTCTTAAATCGTGGATTAACGATTCATATTAACGATAATCGCGAAGATGGTAAATCAGCAACATATCATTATGAGGGTGGAATTGCTTCGTTTGTTGAGCATCTTAACCGTACTCGAGAAAACTTACATGAACCACCTATTCATATTGAAGGTAACAAAGATGGCATTACGGTTGAAGTTGCTGTTCAATACAATGATAGCTATACGAGTAATATTTATTCTTTCGCAAATAACATTAATACGCACGAAGGTGGTACTCATGAGTCAGGGTTTAAAACAGGGTTAACTCGTGTCATTAATGATTATGCCCGTAAAAATAATTTATTTAAAGAAAGTGACCCGAACTTAACCGGTGAGGATGTACGAGAAGGGTTAACCGCCATCATCTCAGTGAAAATTCCAGATCCGCAGTTTGAAGGTCAAACAAAAACGAAATTAGGCAATAGTGAAGCACGAACAATTACTGATTCTTTATTTAGTGAGCATTTTGCTCGGTTTATGATTGAAAACCCACAAGTCGCTAGAAAAATTGTTGAAAAAGGGCTTATGGCATCAAGGGCACGTGAAGCTGCGAAAAAAGCAAGGGAACTGACTAGACGTAAAAGTGCGTTAGAAGTAAGTGCCTTGCCAGGAAAGTTAGCGGATTGTTCCTCAAAGGATGCTTCCATAAGTGAAATTTACATCGTTGAGGGTGATTCGGCAGGAGGTTCGGCTAAACAAGGTCGTGATCGTCATTTCCAGGCGATTTTACCGTTACGAGGAAAAATTATTAACGTGGAAAAAGCACGCTTAGACAAAATTTTAGCGAATAATGAAATTCGGACCATTATAACTGCATTAGGAACAGGCATTGGGGATGAGTTTAATATTGAAAAAGCTCGTTATCATAAAGTCATTATCATGACAGATGCTGATGTTGACGGCGCCCATATTCGTACGTTAATTTTGACATTTTTCTATCGATATATGCGTCCACTAATTGAACGTGGTTATATTTATATTGCACAACCACCGTTATTTAAAATTCAACAAGGAAGAGATGTCCAATATGCTTATAATGAGCGGGACCTCGAATTAATTATGGAACAAGTATCTGATAAAACGAAAATCGGCATCCAACGTTATAAAGGTTTAGGAGAAATGAATCCAACACAGTTATGGGAAACGACAATGGACCCAGAAACGAGAACGACGCTTCAAGTGACATTAGAAGATGCGATGAAAGCAGATGAAATTTTTGAAATTTTAATGGGAGATCGTGTGGAGCCGCGTCGTGACTTTATCCAAGAAAATGCACAGTATGTTAAAAATTTAGATATTTAAGTGGTAGGAAGAACGAAGATGGAGGTTTATATATAAATGGCAGACCAGGAGCAATCAAGAGTTAAAGAAATAAATATTAGCCAAGAGATGAAAACATCCTTTATGGACTATGCCATGAGTGTTATTGTTAGCCGTGCACTGCCAGATGTTCGAGATGGATTGAAACCTGTTCATCGTCGAATATTATATGCGATGAATGAGCTAGGTATGACAGCTGACAAAGCCTATAAAAAATCCGCACGTATTGTTGGAGAAGTTATTGGTAAATACCATCCACATGGTGACTCAGCAGTATATGAAACAATGGTTCGTATGGCTCAAGACTTCAGTTATCGCTACATGTTAGTTGATGGCCATGGGAACTTTGGTTCTGTTGATGGTGACTCGGCTGCAGCCATGCGTTATACGGAAGCAAAAATGTCGAAAATTTCAATGGAACTTGTTCGTGATATTAATAAAGATACAATTGATTATCAAGATAACTATGATGGCTCAGAGCGCGAGCCTGTTGTATTACCTTCTCGCTTCCCTAACCTTCTTGTGAATGGTGCTTCTGGAATTGCGGTCGGTATGGCGACAAATATTCCTCCACACCAACTTGGAGAAGTGATTGATGGTGTTTTAGCTGTCAGTAAAGACCCTGATATTAGTATTCCAGAATTAATGGACTATATTCCAGGACCTGATTTTCCAACAGGAGCTGAAATTCTCGGAATTAGTGGAATTCGAAAAGCATATCAAACAGGGCGAGGTTCGATTACGTTACGAGCTCAAACACATATTGAAGAACAAGCAAGTGGCAAACAAAGAATTATTGTGTCTGAATTACCGTATCAAGTAAATAAAGCAAAATTAATTGAAAAAATCGCTGAACTTGTTCGTGAAAAGAAAATCGAAGGAATTACCGATTTACGAGATGAATCTGATCGTAATGGTATGAGAATCGTCATTGAAGTAAGAAGAGACGCTAATTCCAATGTACTTTTAAATAATTTATATAAACAAACAGCGCTACAAACAAGCTTTGGGATTAACTTACTTGCACTAGTCGACGGACAACCGAAAGTATTAAATTTAAAAGAATGCCTCAGTCATTATTTAGATCATCAGAAGGTTGTTATTACTCGTCGCACGCAATTTGAACTGAAAAAAGCAGAGGCACGAGCGCATATTTTAGAAGGTTTACGTATTGCCCTTGACCATATTGATGAAATCATTTCATTAATCCGTGGCTCGCAAACAACTGAAATTGCAAGAAATGGCTTAATGGAACAATTTTCTTTAAGTTATGAACAAGCCCAAGCGATTCTTGATATGAGATTGCAGCGTTTAACAGGGTTAGAGCGGGATAAAATTGAGGCCGAGTATAATGAGTTGGTTGCTCGTATTGCTGAGTTACGTGCAATTTTAGCGGATGAAGAAAAAGTATTAGAAATCATTCGTGAAGAATTGCTAGAAGTAAAAGAGAAATTTAATGATGAGCGCCGTACAGTCATTTCTTTTGGTGAAGACCAATTTGAAGATGAGGATTTAATTCCGCGCCAAAATATCGTCATTACGCTTTCGCACAATGGTTATATTAAGCGTATGCCAATTACGACGTATAGAAGCCAAAAGCGTGGGGGTAAAGGTGTACAAGGAATGGGGACAAATGATAATGATTTTGTTCAGCATTTATTTACAACGAATTCTCACCATACGATTTTATTTTTTACAAACAAAGGAAAAGTCTATCGCCTAAAAGGGTATGAAATCCCTGATTTAGGTCGTACAGCGAAAGGAATACCGATTATTAATCTTCTTCAAATTGAACAAGGTGAATATATTAGTACGGTCATTCCAATCGAAGAATTTAAAGAAAACTACTATTTATTCTTCTTAACGAAACACGGAATAAGTAAGCGTACGGCTCTGTCTTCGTTTGCAAATATTCGAAAAGGTGGACTGTTTGCGATTAACCTACGTGATGATGATGAACTCCATGGTGTCCGTTTAACAGACGGAAACCGAGAAATAATCATCGGTACAAAACAAGGGTTAGCTATCCGCTTCCATGAAGATGATGTCCGTTTAATGGGACGAACAGCAACGGGTGTTAAAGGAATAACGTTATCAAATGATGACCTTGTTGTTGGAATGGATATAATTGAAGAAGGCCATGATATCTTAATCGTTACAGAAAAAGGATATGGAAAACGAACGCCAATTGAGGATTACCGTGTACAACATCGTGGTGGAAAAGGGATAAAAACTTGTAACATTACCGATAAAAATGGTCCACTAGTATCATTAACGGTTGTTTCTAATGACCATGATTTAATGATTATTACTGCTAGTGGTGTCATCATTCGCTTGCACGTCAATGAAATCTCTACGATGAGCCGCAATACACAAGGGGTTACATTAATTCGGGTTAATGAAGGTGAAGAAGTATCGACTGTAGCACGTGTTGATATTGATGATGAAGAAGTAACGGAAGCAGACGTAGACACAATGGAAGAATCTGACGAGGAATATGTACGAAAAGAAGAAACTGAAATTGTGGATGAAGAAGAATCAACAGAAGAATAATAAAAGGAGAAGGGAAACCTTCTTCTTTTTTTGTTTAAGAATATGATTAATGCCCTAAAAAAAAGTTAATAAATGTAATTAATATAGTTACCTTTAATAAAAATTACTTTTTAATTCACAATATTTCTCGTATAATTAAAGAAATGAATAAAATTATTCAGAACAAAAGTAGTGTTTTGGAGTCTAGTGGAAAAGGGGGTTACACCATGAAGATAAAACGAAGTCAATTACAAGAAGGTTGTATCCTTGAAAAGGATATTATGTTGCTAGGACATTATCCCCTGCTAAAAGAAAATACCGTTATTGATAAACAATGGTTAGAAATTATAGATGCTTTTTTAATTGATGACCTTGAAGTCGAGGATAAGTTAGTAACGGGTGAAAAATTTGTTGTACGGGCCATTCCAAAAGCAGAGGATGGAGATAGAGAGATTATCTCAACGGAAAAAGCATTTATTAATTTTTACTTAGATGCTGTGCAAGAATATAAAAAGCATTTTGACTTATGGAAAGCAGGGTACCATGTTTCCATTACAGACATGCAACAAATTCTTTATCCTTTAATCGGAAAAGTAATAAATGAGCCGAAATATTTACTCCATTTTCATTACTTCGGAACAAAAGAAGATTATTTGGCCCACCACGCCATTTCTGTTGGTGTATTATCTGCGTATATAGCCAAAAAACTTAACTTATCGAAAAAGGAATGGAGCCAAGTGGGGATGGCCGGCGTGTTATCCGATTGTGGAATGGCCAAACTATCTCCTACATTACTTCAAAAGACGTCTGAGCTTACAAGCGGGGAATATGAACTGATAAAAAAACATCCAGTTCATGGTTATAAAATGTTAAAAGAGGCTGGTGGAATCGCTCCTGAAATATTGTTAGCTGTACTTCAACATCATGAAAGAGAAGATGGAAGTGGGTATCCTTTAAGTGCGCCAGCTAATAAAATTCATGTATTCAGTCAAATTGTTGCCGTTTGTGATGTTTACCATGCGTTAATTTCGGATAAAGTATATAAATTGAAAATTACACCTTATGAAGCATTAGAAGTTTTGAAAAATGAGGAGTTTGGAAAATTTCAAATTAGTGTTGTAAAAACGCTAACAGAAACAATTATGAATTTTGCAATTGGTTCTAAAGTGAGACTTTCTAATGGACAAAAAGCAGAAATTATATTTGTTGATGAAAATCATTTATCAAAACCGATGGTGAAAGATGCTGAAACAGGTGAAATATTAAATTTAAAAGAAAATAGAGAATTAACAATAAGTCATATTTTATAGTTCAAGCATCCGTGGTTATTTACCTATAATTACCACGGATAATAAGTTGATTGATTTATCTTAACATGGTATTATTAAATTTCTGTCGCTGACAAACAACATTTAATAAAAAAGTTAAACAAGTTGTTGACAACGATAGAATGAAAATGATATGATATTTAAGTCGCTGTTGGACACGGGGTGTCTGACACCGCAAATAGCTCTTTGAAAACTGAACAAGAAAAAGCCAAGCGAATTAAAGAGATAGTAATATCTCGTCAATGAATTATTTTTGAGCTATATCAAACACTTTTATGGAGAGTTTGATCCTGGCTCAGGACGAACGCTGGCGGCGTGCCTAATACATGCAAGTCGAGCGGACAATAGGGAGCTTGCTCCCTATTGTTAGCGGCGGACGGGTGAGTAACACGTGGGCAACCTGCCCTGTAGACTGGGATAACATCGAGAAATCGGTGCTAATACCGGATAATAAATGGAATTGCATAATTCCATTATAAAAGATGGCTCCGGCTATCACTACAGGATGGGCCCGCGGCGCATTAGCTAGTTGGTAAGGTAACGGCTTACCAAGGCAACGATGCGTAGCCGACCTGAGAGGGTGATCGGCCACACTGGGACTGAGACACGGCCCAGACTCCTACGGGAGGCAGCAGTAGGGAATCTTCCGCAATGGACGAAAGTCTGACGGAGCAACGCCGCGTGAGCGATGAAGGCCTTCGGGTTGTAAAGCTCTGTTGTTAGGGAAGAACAAGTGCCATTCAAATAGGGTGGCACCTTGACGGTACCTAACCAGAAAGCCACGGCTAACTACGTGCCAGCAGCCGCGGTAATACGTAGGTGGCAAGCGTTGTCCGGAATTATTGGGCGTAAAGCGCGCGCAGGCGGTCTTTTAAGTCTGATGTGAAAGCCCCCGGCTCAACCGGGGAGGGTCATTGGAAACTGGGAGACTTGAGTACAGAAGAGGAGAGTGGAATTCCACGTGTAGCGGTGAAATGCGTAGATATGTGGAGGAACACCAGTGGCGAAGGCGACTCTCTGGTCTGTAACTGACGCTGAGGCGCGAAAGCGTGGGGAGCAAACAGGATTAGATACCCTGGTAGTCCACGCCGTAAACGATGAGTGCTAGGTGTTAGGGGTTTCGATGCCCTTAGTGCCGAAGTTAACACAGTAAGCACTCCGCCTGGGGAGTACGACCGCAAGGTTGAAACTCAAAGGAATTGACGGGGGCCCGCACAAGCGGTGGAGCATGTGGTTTAATTCGAAGCAACGCGAAGAACCTTACCAGGTCTTGACATCCTTTGACAACCCTAGAGATAGGGCGTTCCCCTTCGGGGGACAAAGTGACAGGTGGTGCATGGTTGTCGTCAGCTCGTGTCGTGAGATGTTGGGTTAAGTCCCGCAACGAGCGCAACCCTTGATCTTAGTTGCCAGCATTTAGTTGGGCACTCTAAGGTGACTGCCGGTGACAAACCGGAGGAAGGTGGGGATGACGTCAAATCATCATGCCCCTTATGACCTGGGCTACACACGTGCTACAATGGATGGTACAAAGGGCAGCAAAACCGCGAGGTCGAGCCAATCCCATAAAACCATTCTCAGTTCGGATTGTAGGCTGCAACTCGCCTACATGAAGCCGGAATCGCTAGTAATCGCGGATCAGCATGCCGCGGTGAATACGTTCCCGGGCCTTGTACACACCGCCCGTCACACCACGAGAGTTTGTAACACCCGAAGTCGGTGGGGTAACCTTTTGGAGCCAGCCGCCTAAGGTGGGACAGATGATTGGGGTGAAGTCGTAACAAGGTAGCCGTATCGGAAGGTGCGGCTGGATCACCTCCTTTCTATGGAGTTTAACTCTAGTCGATGCATTTAAAGACATTCATGTCTTTATTGTACGCTTGTGCTTATTTTCCTGTTCAGTTTTGAGCGAGCTAACACTGTTGATTAACCATTGTGCTCCTGCGTCTACGAGCAATGCTTCGAAGTAAGCTTCCTCGTCGCAAAGCAGCATGAAGGGAAATCAAGAGGAATTTCATGATGTAAATGAAATTGGTAGCTTTGTTCAGTTTTGAAGGAGTTATCCTTCAAGTCGAAAGTAATCCTTTCGACGATGGTTCTTTGAAAACTAGATAGTGTATATGTATTGAATTTTATCGGATCGTCATTACGATGTAATGATGACAACCGAGAAGTCAAGAATTCTTCATACCGCCTTTTAACTAGTCATTTTTCAAATGACGAGAAAAGGCGACTGAGAAGCAAGGAGTATTCCAAGCTTATCAGGCGCCGATGGTTAAGTTAGAAAGGGCGCACGGTGGATGCCTTGGCACTAGGAGCCGACGAAGGACGGGACGAACACCGATATGCTTCGGGGAGCTGTAAGTAAGCTTTGATCCGGAGATTTCCGAATGGGGGAACCCACCATCCGTAATGGGATGGTATCCATACCTGAATCTATAGGGTATGAGAAGGCAGACCTGGGGAACTGAAACATCTAAGTACCCAGAGGAAGAGAAAGCAAATGCGATTTCCTGAGTAGCGGCGAGCGAAACGGAAACAGCCCAAACCAAGAAGCTTGCTTCTTGGGGTTGTAGGACACTCTATACGGAGTAAGAAAAGAACGAAGTAGATGAATCGATCTGGAAAGATTGGCCACAGAAGGTAACAGCCCTGTAATCAAAACTTCGTTCTCTCCAGAGTGGATCCTGAGTACGGCGGGACACGTGAAACCCCGTCGGAATCCGGGAGGACCATCTCCCAAGGCTAAATACTCCCTAGTGACCGATAGTGAACCAGTACCGTGAGGGAAAGGTGAAAAGCACCCCGGGAGGGGAGTGAAAGAGATCCTGAAACCGTGTGCCTACAAGTAGTCAGAGCCCATTTACGGGTGATGGCGTGCCTTTTGTAGAATGAACCGGCGAGTTACGATTACGTGCAAGGTTAAGCTGATGAGGCGGAGCCGCAGCGAAAGCGAGTCTGAATAGGGCGCTTAAGTACGTGGTCGTAGACCCGAAACCGTGTGATCTACCCATGTCCAGGGTGAAGTTCAGGTAACACTGAATGGAGGCCCGAACCCACGCGTGTTGAAAAACGCGGGGATGAGGTGTGGGTAGGGGTGAAATGCCAATCGAACTCGGAGATAGCTGGTTCTCCCCGAAATAGCTTTAGGGCTAGCCTCGAGGTGAGAGTATTGGAGGTAGAGCACTGATTGGACTAGGGGTCCCCACAGGATTACCGAATTCAGTCAAACTCCGAATGCCAAATACTTATCCTCGGGAGTCAGACTGCGAGTGCTAAGATCCGTAGTCAAGAGGGAAACAGCCCAGACCATCAGCTAAGGTCCCAAAGTATACGTTAAGTGGAAAAGGATGTGGAGTTGCACAGACAACCAGGATGTTGGCTTAGAAGCAGCCACCATTTAAAGAGTGCGTAATAGCTCACTGGTCGAGTGACTCTGCGCCGAAAATGTACCGGGGCTAAACGTATCACCGAAGCTATGGATTGTCCTAACGGACAGTGGTAGGGGAGCGTTCTGCGTGCAGTGAAGTCAGACCGAGAGGACTGGTGGAGCGCGTAGAAGTGAGAATGCCGGTATGAGTAGCGAAAAGAGGGGTGAGAATCCCCTCCGTCGAAAGCCCAAGGTTTCCTGAGGAAGGCTCGTCCGCTCAGGGTAAGTCGGGACCTAAGCCGAGGCCGAAAGGCGTAGGCGATGGACAACAGGTTGAAATTCCTGTACCACCTCCTCACCGTTTGAGCAATGGGGGGACGCAGGAAGGTAGGGTAAGCGCACTGATGGATATGTGCGTCTAAGCAGGTAGGCTGACAAGTAGGCAAATCCGCTTGTCATTAAGGCTGAGCTGTGATAGCGAGCGAAATTTAGTAGCGAAGTTCCCGATCCTCCACTGCCAAGAAAAGCCTCTAGCGAGGTGAGAGGTGCCCGTACCGTAAACCGACACAGGTAGGCGAGAAGAGAATTCTAAGACGCTCGGGAGAACTCTCGTTAAGGAACTCGGCAAAATGACCCCGTAACTTCGGGAGAAGGGGTGCTCTGTTAGGGTGCAAGCCCGAGAGAGCCGCAGTGAATAGATCCAAGCGACTGTTTAGCAAAAACACAGGTCTCTGCGAAGCCGCAAGGCGAAGTATAGGGGCTGACACCTGCCCGGTGCTGGAAGGTTAAGAGGAGAGGTTAGCCGCAAGGCGAAGCTTTGAATCGAAGCCCCAGTAAACGGCGGCCGTAACTATAACGGTCCTAAGGTAGCGAAATTCCTTGTCGGGTAAGTTCCGACCCGCACGAATGGTGTAACGATTTGGATACTGTCTCAACGAGAGACCCGGTGAAATTATATTACCTGTGAAGATGCAGGTTACCCGCGACAGGACGGAAAGACCCCATGGAGCTTTACTGTAGCTTGATATTGGATTTTGGTACAGTTTGTACAGGATAGGTAGGAGCCTTTGAAGCCGGAGCGCCAGCTTCGGTGGAGGCGTCGGTGGGATACTACCCTGACTGTATTGAAATTCTAACCGCAGACCGTAATCCGGTTTCGGGACAGTGTCAGGTGGGCAGTTTGACTGGGGCGGTCGCCTCCTAAACAGTAACGGAGGCGCCCAAAGGTTCCCTCAGAATGGTTGGAAATCATTCGAAGAGTGCAAAGGCATAAGGGAGCTTGACTGCGAGACCTACAAGTCGAGCAGGGACGAAAGTCGGGCTTAGTGATCCGGTGGTTCCGCATGGAAGGGCCATCGCTCAACGGATAAAAGCTACCCTGGGGATAACAGGCTTATCTCCCCCAAGAGTCCACATCGACGGGGAGGTTTGGCACCTCGATGTCGGCTCATCGCATCCTGGGGCTGAAGTAGGTCCCAAGGGTTGGGCTGTTCGCCCATTAAAGCGGTACGCGAGCTGGGTTCAGAACGTCGTGAGACAGTTCGGTCCCTATCCGTCGCGGGCGCAGGAAAT
It contains:
- a CDS encoding extracellular matrix/biofilm biosynthesis regulator RemA family protein, whose amino-acid sequence is MFIHLGGDTVIRSKDVIAILNSDMKDSSGITKEFLQAHKKESNVQEISQEIVKSIVVTMDKIYYSPISSVTLKRRALAVTELESFVE
- the gyrB gene encoding DNA topoisomerase (ATP-hydrolyzing) subunit B, which codes for MTSEQHTYDESQIQVLEGLEAVRKRPGMYIGSTSGRGLHHLVWEIVDNSIDEAMAGFCDTITVTIEEDNSITVEDNGRGIPVGIHEKMGRPAVEVIMTVLHAGGKFGGGGYKVSGGLHGVGASVVNALSTSLEVHVHREGKIHYQRFERGVPQGDLEVIGDTEKRGTIISFKPDGEIFTETTIYEYEILANRLRELAFLNRGLTIHINDNREDGKSATYHYEGGIASFVEHLNRTRENLHEPPIHIEGNKDGITVEVAVQYNDSYTSNIYSFANNINTHEGGTHESGFKTGLTRVINDYARKNNLFKESDPNLTGEDVREGLTAIISVKIPDPQFEGQTKTKLGNSEARTITDSLFSEHFARFMIENPQVARKIVEKGLMASRAREAAKKARELTRRKSALEVSALPGKLADCSSKDASISEIYIVEGDSAGGSAKQGRDRHFQAILPLRGKIINVEKARLDKILANNEIRTIITALGTGIGDEFNIEKARYHKVIIMTDADVDGAHIRTLILTFFYRYMRPLIERGYIYIAQPPLFKIQQGRDVQYAYNERDLELIMEQVSDKTKIGIQRYKGLGEMNPTQLWETTMDPETRTTLQVTLEDAMKADEIFEILMGDRVEPRRDFIQENAQYVKNLDI
- the gyrA gene encoding DNA gyrase subunit A, yielding MADQEQSRVKEINISQEMKTSFMDYAMSVIVSRALPDVRDGLKPVHRRILYAMNELGMTADKAYKKSARIVGEVIGKYHPHGDSAVYETMVRMAQDFSYRYMLVDGHGNFGSVDGDSAAAMRYTEAKMSKISMELVRDINKDTIDYQDNYDGSEREPVVLPSRFPNLLVNGASGIAVGMATNIPPHQLGEVIDGVLAVSKDPDISIPELMDYIPGPDFPTGAEILGISGIRKAYQTGRGSITLRAQTHIEEQASGKQRIIVSELPYQVNKAKLIEKIAELVREKKIEGITDLRDESDRNGMRIVIEVRRDANSNVLLNNLYKQTALQTSFGINLLALVDGQPKVLNLKECLSHYLDHQKVVITRRTQFELKKAEARAHILEGLRIALDHIDEIISLIRGSQTTEIARNGLMEQFSLSYEQAQAILDMRLQRLTGLERDKIEAEYNELVARIAELRAILADEEKVLEIIREELLEVKEKFNDERRTVISFGEDQFEDEDLIPRQNIVITLSHNGYIKRMPITTYRSQKRGGKGVQGMGTNDNDFVQHLFTTNSHHTILFFTNKGKVYRLKGYEIPDLGRTAKGIPIINLLQIEQGEYISTVIPIEEFKENYYLFFLTKHGISKRTALSSFANIRKGGLFAINLRDDDELHGVRLTDGNREIIIGTKQGLAIRFHEDDVRLMGRTATGVKGITLSNDDLVVGMDIIEEGHDILIVTEKGYGKRTPIEDYRVQHRGGKGIKTCNITDKNGPLVSLTVVSNDHDLMIITASGVIIRLHVNEISTMSRNTQGVTLIRVNEGEEVSTVARVDIDDEEVTEADVDTMEESDEEYVRKEETEIVDEEESTEE
- a CDS encoding HD-GYP domain-containing protein; translation: MKIKRSQLQEGCILEKDIMLLGHYPLLKENTVIDKQWLEIIDAFLIDDLEVEDKLVTGEKFVVRAIPKAEDGDREIISTEKAFINFYLDAVQEYKKHFDLWKAGYHVSITDMQQILYPLIGKVINEPKYLLHFHYFGTKEDYLAHHAISVGVLSAYIAKKLNLSKKEWSQVGMAGVLSDCGMAKLSPTLLQKTSELTSGEYELIKKHPVHGYKMLKEAGGIAPEILLAVLQHHEREDGSGYPLSAPANKIHVFSQIVAVCDVYHALISDKVYKLKITPYEALEVLKNEEFGKFQISVVKTLTETIMNFAIGSKVRLSNGQKAEIIFVDENHLSKPMVKDAETGEILNLKENRELTISHIL